One Marinibacterium anthonyi genomic region harbors:
- the gmk gene encoding Guanylate kinase — translation MKDTITRTRRGLLVILSSPSGAGKSTLARRLRHWDNSIVFSVSATTRAPRPGEVDGQDYHFLPEATFKTQVARGEMLEHAHVFGNFYGSPRQPVQEAIDAGQDVLFDIDWQGAQQIRNSVLGQHTLSIFLLPPSIAELRRRLEARGQDDEEVIKRRMQKSWDEISHWDGYDFVLVNDDLDATEARLKTIIEATRLRRIQRPDLTDHVRALQEEFEELS, via the coding sequence ATGAAAGACACCATAACCCGGACCCGACGCGGTCTGCTTGTCATCCTGTCGTCGCCGTCGGGCGCGGGGAAATCGACGCTGGCGCGGCGGCTGCGGCACTGGGACAATTCCATCGTCTTTTCCGTCTCGGCCACGACACGCGCGCCCCGGCCGGGCGAAGTGGACGGGCAGGATTACCATTTCCTGCCCGAGGCGACCTTCAAGACCCAGGTGGCGCGCGGCGAGATGCTGGAACATGCGCATGTGTTCGGCAATTTCTACGGCTCGCCCAGGCAGCCGGTGCAGGAGGCCATCGACGCGGGGCAGGACGTGCTGTTCGACATCGACTGGCAGGGCGCGCAGCAGATCCGCAATTCGGTGCTGGGCCAGCACACGCTGTCGATCTTCCTGCTGCCGCCGTCCATCGCCGAACTGCGCCGCCGTCTGGAAGCGCGCGGGCAGGACGACGAAGAGGTGATCAAGCGGCGGATGCAGAAAAGCTGGGACGAGATCAGCCATTGGGACGGCTATGATTTCGTGCTGGTGAACGACGACCTGGATGCCACCGAGGCGCGGCTGAAGACCATCATCGAAGCCACGCGCCTGCGTCGTATCCAGCGGCCCGACCTGACGGACCATGTCCGGGCGCTGCAAGAGGAATTCGAGGAACTGTCATGA
- the dapH_1 gene encoding 2,3,4,5-tetrahydropyridine-2,6-dicarboxylate N-acetyltransferase: MTVYALNGIHPELHEDTWVAPDANLIGKIVLEEAASVWFGCTLRGDNEPIVVGAGSNLQENVVCHTDPGAPLTIGRNCTIGHKVMLHGCTIGDNSLIGMGAIILNHAVIGENCLIGAGALITEGKEIPPGSLVMGAPGKVVRQLDETAIAGLAATAMRYQENMRRFRTGLTVMG; this comes from the coding sequence ATGACGGTCTATGCCCTGAACGGGATCCATCCGGAATTGCACGAGGACACCTGGGTGGCGCCCGATGCCAACCTGATCGGGAAGATCGTGCTGGAAGAGGCGGCTTCGGTCTGGTTCGGATGCACGCTGCGCGGCGACAACGAGCCCATCGTCGTGGGCGCGGGATCGAACCTGCAGGAAAACGTGGTCTGCCACACCGATCCGGGCGCGCCGCTGACCATCGGGCGCAATTGCACCATCGGCCACAAGGTCATGCTGCATGGCTGCACCATCGGGGACAATTCGCTGATCGGCATGGGCGCGATCATCCTGAATCACGCCGTGATTGGTGAAAACTGCCTGATCGGGGCGGGGGCGCTGATTACCGAGGGCAAGGAGATTCCGCCGGGATCCCTGGTGATGGGCGCGCCGGGCAAGGTGGTGCGCCAGCTGGACGAGACGGCGATCGCGGGGCTTGCGGCCACAGCGATGCGCTACCAGGAAAACATGCGGCGGTTCCGCACAGGCCTGACGGTGATGGGATGA
- a CDS encoding hypothetical protein (YicC-like family, N-terminal region): protein MIMSMTGFAAARGALGAYSWAWELRGVNAKGLDLRMRVPDWLDGLETALRTELTAAVKRGSLTLSLRVQRGDDGAGLRLNGAALDVVLEALAETERRAEDRGLVMEPSRAADVLALRGVWDSAAAEDDTAPLLAALKAEFPDVLADFLAMRKTEGAALQKVLLDQLGRVGDLAAQAAVLAEARKPVVAETLKANLARIMEGAEAADPDRVAQELALLAVKADVTEEIDRLRTHVEATRTLVDKGGVVGRKLDFLMQEFNREANTLCAKSQSADLTAVGLELKAVIDQIREQVQNVE from the coding sequence ATGATCATGTCGATGACCGGATTTGCCGCGGCGCGCGGCGCACTTGGCGCCTATTCCTGGGCCTGGGAACTGCGCGGTGTCAACGCCAAGGGGCTGGACCTGAGGATGCGGGTGCCCGACTGGCTGGACGGTCTGGAAACCGCGCTGCGCACGGAGCTGACGGCGGCGGTCAAGCGGGGCAGCCTGACGCTGTCGCTGCGGGTGCAGCGCGGCGATGACGGCGCCGGGCTGCGGCTGAACGGTGCGGCGCTGGACGTGGTGCTGGAGGCGCTGGCCGAAACGGAACGGCGCGCCGAGGATCGCGGCCTGGTGATGGAACCGTCGCGGGCGGCGGATGTGCTGGCGCTGCGCGGCGTCTGGGACAGCGCCGCGGCCGAAGACGACACCGCGCCGCTGCTGGCGGCGCTGAAGGCGGAATTCCCCGATGTGCTGGCCGATTTCCTGGCGATGCGCAAGACCGAGGGCGCGGCGTTGCAGAAGGTGCTGCTGGACCAGCTGGGGCGTGTCGGCGATCTGGCCGCGCAGGCCGCCGTTCTGGCAGAGGCGCGCAAGCCCGTGGTGGCCGAGACGCTGAAGGCCAACCTGGCGCGGATCATGGAAGGCGCCGAGGCCGCCGATCCCGACCGGGTGGCGCAGGAATTGGCGCTGCTGGCCGTGAAGGCGGACGTGACGGAGGAGATCGACCGGCTGCGCACCCATGTGGAGGCCACCCGCACGCTGGTGGACAAGGGAGGCGTCGTCGGGCGCAAGCTCGACTTCCTGATGCAGGAATTCAATCGCGAGGCCAATACCCTGTGCGCCAAGTCGCAGTCGGCGGACCTGACCGCTGTCGGGCTGGAGCTGAAGGCCGTGATCGACCAGATCCGCGAACAGGTACAGAACGTGGAATGA
- the mdeA_1 gene encoding Methionine gamma-lyase: MRPDGLPESSSWPVVTPLSPSVVYASETPDALDDQYEGRAQGFTYSREGHPNAEVVAGRIDAMEGAEGGVVTGSGMGAVSAVLMGLLSAGDHVIGGNQLYGRSLRLMAEDLPRLGIATTLADPGDVASVEAAITPQTRMVLVEVLSNPTLRLADIDGLAALCKARGLLLVVDNTFTTPRAFRPFDHGADIVLHSVTKLMAGHSDAMLGYVVAKDAAISQRMRVFSVTAGLTPSPFDCWLAERGLLSFDLRFDRAEATAAMLADALAEMPGVKRVIYPGRGDHPDHDKAMALLKGHGCNMVSFEIDGGRAAANAFARAAQGQLSFAPTLGDAGTTLSHPASSSHRALTAEAREKLGMSEGFFRVSVGLEDPAALLAVFAQATAAATA; this comes from the coding sequence ATGCGGCCCGACGGGCTGCCCGAAAGTTCAAGCTGGCCGGTGGTGACGCCGCTGTCGCCGTCGGTGGTGTATGCCTCCGAGACGCCCGATGCGCTGGACGACCAATACGAGGGCCGCGCGCAGGGGTTCACCTATAGCCGCGAGGGCCATCCGAATGCCGAGGTGGTCGCGGGCCGCATCGACGCGATGGAGGGCGCCGAGGGCGGCGTGGTCACCGGGTCCGGCATGGGCGCGGTGTCGGCGGTTCTGATGGGGCTGCTGTCGGCGGGCGATCACGTGATCGGGGGCAACCAGCTGTATGGCCGGTCGCTGCGGCTGATGGCCGAGGATCTGCCGCGTCTGGGGATCGCGACCACGCTGGCCGATCCGGGCGATGTGGCATCGGTCGAGGCGGCGATCACGCCGCAAACCAGGATGGTGCTGGTCGAGGTCCTGTCGAACCCGACGCTGCGGCTGGCGGATATCGACGGGCTGGCGGCGCTGTGCAAGGCCAGGGGCCTGTTGCTGGTGGTGGACAATACCTTCACCACGCCGCGTGCGTTCAGGCCGTTCGACCATGGCGCGGATATCGTGCTGCATTCGGTGACCAAGCTGATGGCGGGCCATTCGGATGCGATGCTGGGCTACGTGGTGGCGAAGGATGCCGCGATCAGCCAGCGGATGCGGGTGTTTTCGGTGACGGCGGGGCTGACGCCCAGCCCGTTCGATTGCTGGCTGGCGGAACGGGGCTTGCTGTCGTTCGACCTGCGGTTCGACCGGGCCGAGGCGACGGCGGCGATGCTGGCGGATGCGCTGGCCGAAATGCCGGGGGTGAAACGGGTGATCTATCCGGGGCGCGGTGATCATCCGGATCATGACAAGGCGATGGCGCTGTTGAAGGGCCATGGCTGCAACATGGTCAGCTTTGAAATCGACGGGGGCAGGGCGGCGGCCAACGCCTTCGCACGCGCCGCGCAGGGGCAGCTGAGCTTTGCGCCGACGCTGGGCGACGCGGGCACGACGCTGTCCCATCCCGCGTCGTCGTCGCACCGGGCGCTGACGGCCGAGGCCCGCGAAAAGCTGGGCATGTCCGAAGGGTTCTTCCGGGTGTCGGTGGGGCTTGAGGATCCGGCGGCGTTGCTGGCGGTGTTTGCCCAGGCGACCGCGGCGGCCACAGCATAA